A genomic stretch from Aedes albopictus strain Foshan chromosome 2, AalbF5, whole genome shotgun sequence includes:
- the LOC134287726 gene encoding uncharacterized protein LOC134287726, whose translation MFGLKFVYVSGQTVEVSMCTAGANVQYVRVFDLPPELSDDCLSLVLGKYGKIEKIVREKFPADSGLEHIFNGVRGVYIDVKTDIPPAVDVGSLKGRIFYDGLKDVCFLCRAVGHMKDSFPQRRSRKPQEKQQKNPQPTSYAAVVSRGEVIPSEPLDISEDDIIEVSEDIDEPLDTLDVEQGQPGQPAAVQEVRPMTQMEKLELVAKAINEAMGNPTAEQRRAQYAASGSSSGSGSRVRKKCARRTFY comes from the coding sequence atgtttggcctgaaattcgTTTACGTAAGCGGACAAACCGTGGAAGTGTCTATGTGCACCGCCGGCGCAAATGTACAATATGTCAGGGTTTTCGATTTGCCGCCGGAATTGAGTGACGATTGTTTATCGTTAGTACTTGGGAAGTATGGTAAAATCGAGAAAATAGTGCGCGAAAAATTCCCGGCCGACTCAGGacttgaacacattttcaacgGCGTGCGTGGGGTATACATCGACGTTAAAACGGACATTCCTCCTGCGGTTGATGTCGGAAGCTTGAAAGGACGTATTTTTTACGACGGACTGAAGGATGTTTGCTTCTTGTGTCGAGCCGTGGGCCATATGAAGGATTCCTTCCCTCAACGCAGAAGTAGGAAACCCCAGGAGAAGCAACAGAAAAATCCGCAGCCCACCTCGTATGCCGCAGTCGTATCTCGGGGCGAAGTGATACCATCGGAACCTTTGGATATTTCGGAAGACGACATTATTGAAGTTTCGGAAGACATCGACGAACCACTGGACACGCTAGATGTGGAGCAAGGTCAGCCCGGTCAACCCGCTGCTGTGCAGGAAGTGCGTCCCATGACGCAAATGGAAAAGTTGGAACTAGTGGCCAAAGCAATAAACGAAGCGATGGGGAATCCGACCGCCGAGCAGCGCCGAGCTCAGTACGCCGCGTCCGGTTCCAGCTCAGGATCCGGCTCGCGTGTTAGGAAAAAATGCGCTCGAAGAACATTTTATTAG